The DNA region AACAACGCTCTCAGATATGTCATCAACAGGTTGGATTTACAGATGCACACAACTATGAAACACCTGACTGTATAATGTACAAGTTGAGAGCAAACACTCACTGAGTTCAAACCAAAATCTATATTTTAAGACTCCTCGCCTGACTGACGGACCTCTATGAAGGGAGCATGTTTTCCCACAGCCTCGGATAATATCATCACATAAACAGGATATATCAGGAATTTACATAAACTCTGACTTCTGAAATAGTGTGCATTTCTACACACGTGCGGTCGGGTTTAATAGAGAAGAAAGACCCAAACTTCTGTGTGGTTCCTGACTTCTGTTTCCTTCCAGGATATCAGACAGCCGCTACACTCCTCTGCCTTTTCTCCTGTTTGGAGATTTCAACTTCCGTCTGGACGCACTTAGTCTGGTCCAGGTGTGTAACGACTGTTCTCCTGAAGATCAGGTGACGAGGATGTGCATCAGCACGGCGTTTTGACTTAGACCCTTCCtcgtgttttgtgtttctgtgagcaGCATCTGTCCACGTCGGCAGATGTGCAGAGAGTGAAGAAGGACAGCAGTAACGAAGTGGAGAAGATCATCTGCGAAGAAAAAGACAATGACCACCAGGTGATTAAACCACTTGTGTTAAGACAACTGGCATTTTATTTGTTCAGTGCTTCCCTTTAACCTGCCTTCACTTCCCCCTGTAGGTGCTGCTCCACATCGAGGATAAGATGTTTGCCTACCTGCACCAGGCGGTTTTCAGGGAGGACAACGGCAAAGCAGTGAGAGCACATTCTCAACTTTAACCCACACTGATGCGATCAGCTACACCTCTGCCTCAGAGGAGCTATGCTGTAACTATAACTATAAGGCTGCTTAGCAACAATCTGACATTTCGTCACAGATTTCAGATTATCAGCGGATTTACAATCCTAAGAATGACAGTTCAGTAAACACAAAAGTTGGGAGGTAAACAAAAGTGTGATAACTTTGACAGTAAACTGTGTTTTCGTCCGCCCTTAAGTTGCACTCAATCACCTTAcgcttgtttttaatgtgttgataTTTCCTGTAGAGCTAATCCATAATGACCTCTATCCCTCAGCTTTTGACGTATGACAAAGAAGTCGCCGCCTTTCACGATGTTGTCAGGGAAGAGGACATCAAGTTTCCACCCAGGTAACCACGATAAATGCTGCAAACATACTGTGTATAAACTCCCACGTCGGTTGTTATCCCTGCAATacactctgtgtctctctcagctACCCTTACAGTGAAGAGTACACTAAACCCACCCGGTACATGAACACTCGCTGCCCTGCCTGGTGTGATCGTGTCCTCATGTCACACACGGCCCAAGAATTCATCCACAGGGTGAGTCAGTCCCACGCAAAGTGCAGAATATATTCTCAGGTAAAAGtcgtatatatacacagtttAATACACTGTCACTTCTTAATGGGTTATTTGTCGTCAGATAAGGCTAAGTGGCTAACTTTCTAACACCATTGtttaaacaatatttacattctcACGTGGCTCGTGAGTTTATTACAAGATTAATGTCATTTATCTTCAAAGCTAGCTAAAGGTTGTGTTATTAGCTGGTACATTAGCTGTCCAACATCCTTAAGTCTTTGCCAGACCTGCGCCTCTCAGTTACTGTACGTTATCACAACGGTGAAAGATTCACCTCACAAAATTCATAGtgattttcaaaaacaattagTTCTTTGTTTCAGACAGTGGCAGAGAAAAACAAGCCTCTTACTTGTAGCCAGTGACGACTGTCGCCAGCAGACTATCAggtgtagctagctagctaattaagctaacaATAGCTTCGTGAGTTTGTAGAAAATGCTGTCTGTGAGCGTGAGGCTAAAGCTGTCAGCATCCTCacatgtcacttcctgtgtcatgGCTCTGGGTTGAGAATAATGTCTTGGCCTTGTCATCATATTATCATGTAGTCCAACATAAAACAACACTTGAAGATGCAGAGGATACAAAATTGCGTGCTTTCCATCATCCCTTATGACCCActataagtgtgtgtctgtatctgcagagatcGTGCACTCTGCCTGTGTTTCCTTATTTCAACCTCTATAAAAATGTAGGGACCGGTTGTCATATCGTAAGCACGCGTCCAAGAGGAAGCTACGAAAATGCCGCACACAGCGCAAAAATATAGCGAGGCAAAACCCCCAAAGCGTGTTCCAAAATACGAGAGTGGATCTGGGGTTGGGGCCAACATTGAATGCGTTGTGTTTACATGAAATAAAGTTATGTAAGCTTTAATGTTGAATGTCACATTTGACTCCCTTTGTTACTAAAAGTGAATTCTCCTTTTCAGGGAGATGATGGTGAGAAGAGCGTCGTTTACAACACAGTGGGTCCTAATGTCTGTATGGGAGATCATAAGGTGAGTTTAGATGTACAGTTTATTGTGCAGGCAAACAAAGCAGCCATGTAGAGTAACTCTGGTGTAACTCTGCGTTCTTCTTGTAGCCGGTTTTCTTGGCCTTCTCGATGAAGACAAATGACCATTGACTCGGATGCTTCTCAATGGTAAGAACATGTGCCAGTGAGTGTGTTTCTATACTGTATAGCATGTGGAAGTGTATGTTAGTCTATGTGTTGATTCCATAGGGGAGGATTCAGAGTGTTAGAGCGATCACAGTAATCTTGCTTCGCTCCCCAGAGAGCCATAACCCAGGCCGGCCCATTGGAGTCGGGATATAAACTAAGATGAAGTGCCTGCGGGACACGAGCGCTCCTTTGTGTCCGGCGTAGTAGGACCACAGGCGATCAGCACCTTTCACTGATCTATGTCTATTGAATCCTCTCCACTGTCACTGTGGCTACACACTAAGTGCATTGCTGGCCCGCTTTTCATTAATTACCATCTGGATAGTCGGCCGGAGAGACATGCATTGTGCCGGACAGCGTATTGGCAGTTTTACGGccatgattttgttttgctgccgtttaaatttatttattttagcgaATGAACTGCTTTTTCATGAGGAGCCTTTTTCAGAGAGCTGCAAAATGATGAGTCCACGCAATTAAGGGACTTAGAAGATGCTGCGACCAGCTCGTTTCTCCTTTTGTGTTGGGCATTTTGAGACAAAGTTCATTCCAGTAAAACTAGTAACTCTCTATTTCTCAGGCTACGTTTCACCAGTAAAGAAAGACATCTTACATGTTTATATGCAATGCAGACAATGTAACATTTTACATCTTAAATTCGAAATTAAATAGAGGAGTTAGGCCCACCGTATCCTGCATCTGCACTGCGATGTATTCcgagagggaagaagaaactCCACACTGTTTGAATAGAGTTTAatttgtgtccatgtgtgtgtgtgtgtgtgtgtgtgtgtgtgtgtgtgtgtctgatgcaGGTCTGTAGCTTCTATCCTCACAACTCTGCCACAGTGTCAGTACCAGAGGGTAATCAACATGATAGTTACCGGCCACAAACCCACCCACCAGCACAGCAGCGGGTCTCGACGCCGCTGTAAAAAGCCCCGTCGCCACACCACTGGTGTCTCACATATAACCGTCTCACTGCCACACACTGTCGACCGCAGCTCAAGCACCACAGGCGCAGATTCATCAGCAGCTGTTATGGATTTCTGAGGCCGTTTTCCAGATTCTCCACTCACTCTCAGATCTTAAGTCCCCTGACCTGAAAGCTCAGCGTCACCGAGGATGTTCCCGCAGACGAAAGGATGATGTTAAGATTGCAGTGTGTGACTGTTGACCAGCCTCTTTACATGGATGTGTATGCAAAAATGTTCTTACtttttttctgcatttcttctaaaaaatatgaatttttCTTACAGGCAGCGTCAGACAAACCCCGGCCAAGGCttcacaaatgttctcattcctTAACTGCTctaaatcatttattaaatctCTCCAGTCAGTCAGACCACTTAGTAGCAGCTCGACCGCACAGTTTCACTCAGTAGGTTTCAAATAAGCAGTTGaattcagccaatcagaatccAGCATCGTGTAACTGATCAATGAAAACTTAATTATGCGTCGGATCTTTAATATCAAGCTTTGGACCAGTCCTTCTGACTGCacgtgtgcttttattttgtatgttatGACATTTGTAGATCAggtattttcttctttattaaaaacaaagttgtttaCTACCAATGTAAGATTTTATACAACAGTCGAGGAATGCTTCTGCGTCAGACTTGTTATGTCAGATCTCCTCTTTAGATAAAACATCATTTATGAAGGTTATCTCACTTTTTTTCTCGTGTGAAAAGCTATTTCCTCACAGCGGCTTTAACGATGTCACATATCTCTTTGTTACCTAACAGAGAGTCGCttccaaattacattttgataatgtttatattatatacaacattttaaagaaacctAACAGCTGTTTATGAATGCTGCAGTACGAGCTGCATTTATTAATACAACACAACAGAAGAGGGTTTCACCCGGTCGAattttaaagttacattattttacaatacCAAGTGCTTTATTCCACAAGCTATAACTCATCAGTTCACAACTTTTTCGATTTTACTCGTCCTCACTGAGAAAGTTTTCTCCACACTGTTCTGTTGGCGTCGACCTTTCTTCATTGccaaaaataattatactgtactCACATGTTTCCTTCTCAATGTACTTAAGGGGTGTGTATGCATCCATCACACGGACTTGAACTTCCCAAAGTcctgtatacatacagtatgtacacacatgtgcacacacacactcacacacacacaacacagaaggCACTGTTTGCTTTTGGATTGActtttgacttgttttgtttttgttgaatcATATAATCTCATCCTGTAGCACCAGTTTAATTCTGTCGATGTGTGAAATGTTGCTTGGATTATTTAGACCCTGCTTTAATAAGGACTAATTGAaagaattaaaaatatgtttgtagtttgttCCTTCCATCCATCAGCTGAAGTTAATCCCAGCTGACatatattatactttttgtgtgttttgtgaaacTTATTTTGTCTTACACAGCTTGGTGGAACAGTACACAAAAGTACTTTTCATGCATACATTCACAAATATTCGAATACATTTGGGACTGTCAGTCGTGTTTGTACGGCGGGACGGAAGCTTTGCCATAACAAGATTAAGTTAAGAATCTGTGatgcaaatgtttgtgtattttgaaGAGTAATAAACTGTTGACCTGTCATGGGAGTGGAGCTCATTATAAAGCCAGTATTACCTTTAGATTAACTCTGGTAACACTACATCATTGTCATGTTTCACTtcagtaaataaaatattaccCTACTGaatgttgcatttttatttattggctTTATCAGCCGCGCTGTATATGCACACTGTGTTGCAACGCGTGTCGGGGATTTTAGGGTATCCAGTCATCGCTTTACTCTTCATTTGAGTCACTTCCCTGCGTGAAAGATGTGATCATACACGTCTACATTGGTGTTAAAGCTTGAAGCTGTTTAACCTGTAAGTTTGGTAAAGTACTGCGTTGCCACAGCTTGTTTTTCGTGTGGCTTTATCTGTTACTACGTAAAGAGATGTGGATATTGACGGGTGTCCCCaaaagaaattaataaatgattatttgtattattacattttctagTTAGTTATATTGACATGAAGAGTGCAAGATCTCACTCGTTTTAGTGTCGGTCAAATATATGGAGTCTGCACTACCTTAACTGTATGTCTGTGTTATGTATTCTTTTTCTATAGTTATTGAAATAAGCCATGGGGTGAGCTGCACTTATTTTGTGGCAGAAGAAAGATTGCATCTAAAACAGAGGAGGTATTAAACTGCCCTCTGAAGCCTGTTCAGGATTTACTTTTGGGATTGAAAATCTTCCAAGGGTCGACAAATCAAGAGACTGATTCTAACCTTTATTACCGTTCATTTTCTTTGGTTGATTCAATAGTCCGATAGCCGCAGACCAAAACAGGGATTGCCTCCTGAAAATTCATGAATCTTATAAACTTGAtcactttttaatgtttgtatgaTATATACACTTGAGCAACATCTACATAATGACATCATTTGTGATGGATGATACTAACATTAGCATAACTATTGTCGGCAGTCTTTATTATCTTTGGTGCAGAATTGTCTCGACAGAATCATCTGGCCTGACGTCTGCACCACGCGGAGGCTAAACGCACTGAGCCTAATGGTGAACGAGCTTGTCTGTTGGAATTGATTTTATGTTGACGTGGGTTGCGGGGGGTCATTGTCTTCAATTAAGCCGTACCAAGGGTAAATCACACAagatttgacctttgaccttcttTTCAGCGTTGGTGCGATGTTTGCTTGCAGTTTCATTCTAACTGTCAGTAGGAATGAAACAATGGCGGAGCTTGAGCCACGATAAGCCTTATAAATGATTCACAATGCTTTATTGTGCGTCGTAGTTAAtatttttacaatgtattttaaaatagcATTCAATTTAGGCATTTAGCAGAATTAAATATCATACATGGGAATATTATAAGAGATAATAACATGTGAGCAGAGCCCTGTAGTGCATGTGGTTCATCAGCACATTATCACAGAATGTCTCATGTtgtgcattttaaataaaattacatttagtgCCCATATTAAAACAATTGCTCGAAATTACTTTAcctgcaaatgtatttttgtgaaGGTATttattgagtgttttttttcttctacagtgggactgtaaaacatttgcttttacttttagtgTTTGCGGTTTCCTTTTCAAATAAGCACCAACCAATAATCACAAACAGTTTCAACTATTCAAAAAGAGAACACATGAATAACTTCAGGTCACtctcttattttaattttatttttttattagtaGCCTATTACCAATAGCATCATGCAGTTTTTAtaatgtcattttctcataTTTGTACAAAAATGCTGTGTATTACATAATTCTCCCCACATACCAGTGTAACATTAAACAGGCCAGAGACACAGTAACTTATAAAAGTAAACGTCTTTTTAGCTTCATCTTTACAGCCTGTTTGTCTATTGAACCCAGCGATACTCCTTTGTTGGTTTACCACAAATGACCTCTTCTGAACATGCTTAAAATGCTTCAACTTTGTATTCAAAACTAATAACTTTCATTACAGCATGCAGGTATGCTGAGAAGCACGCgcgcgtgtgtttgtgagaTTTGCAGGAAGTTTGTCAGACGTGGTGTGGCCCGAGGCGCAGTACGGAGAAAGCCCTGTGGTGTTTGCGCAGCAGCATTCGGATCTTATCGTCGTCAGAGTCCGGGTCCAGAGGCTTGTTGTACTCCTCGTCCTCCACCTCGTTCTCCGAGGCCTCGCCGCCCTGTCCCGGGAGGCTGGCCTGCGTGGAGCTCGGCTCTGACgcgctcttcttcctccacttgGTGCGTCGGTTCTGAAACCACACCTAAACAGGAAAGTTGTTACAAAACCTTATTTACAAAGCATTACATGGAAAGGTATCATAGTCATCATCCATGACCGCGTTGATAAGTAGGCTTGATGATAAATACATAATATGTGGCTGATGTAACCTGATGTGATGCACCGATTAGTTTCAACAGTGTTGTCGACCTGCACACTATTAAGTAGGTCAGGTTTGTATCGCAGCCTTCATAACAAGTTATTTAACAAAGAAAACACGGAAATATGTTTAGGTAAGTTAGTAGGTCAATTTTGTTTCCATTGAACCTTTCAAAACAAGAGCTACTTCACAAAACATGGGAAAGGTCAAACAGaagcaaatataaaaagaaaatcataaaataattggagtaatatgttttcaatttacacattttaagcCACCTTTCATAAAAGAATAATTTCAAAAGCTTTATCTTATTAAGCAGGTCAACTTCATTTATATTGCaacttttaaaacataaaataattccACAAAAATAATCCTAGGAAAGGTCAAACAAATTCAATTTAGCTAGTGTATATGTGCTGTTATCTTTACCTTGACTTGTGATTCAGTCATGCCCAGAGAATAAGCCAGTCTCGCTCGCTCGGGCCCGGCCAGGTACTTGGTCTGCTCGAATGTTTTCTCCAGAGCAAATATCTGATGTCCACTAAAGGTTGGTCTGGTGTGTTTCTTCCTGCCTGACATCTCCCCCAGAGGACCACTATCTGGAAATAtcaaaggagaaaaaaaaatactagATTGTTCTTtgatttttactttaagcactgAAATACTTTTGATGGGacaatttctttttctctgcataGCCACAAAACAAGATGAGAGTCCTTCATAATTACTGCTTCTGAATCATATTCATCAGATCGTCCACATATTATATAAAAGTCACattgaaaaaaaatatttaattggaCGTTTGAAATGCCACATACATTCATTCACTgccgaggtgtccttgagcaaggcaccggacccccactCTGCTCCCCAGcgctgtacatacagtaccagtcaaaagtttaaTAGCTGCCCACTGTCCCTAATAcgaggatgggttaaatgcagaatctaaatgtcactgtgtgctgtgtaaatgtgtgacGATAATAAGAGTTTCAAAACCCTCTATTTCCATTTATAGCCCTTAGAAATGACTCTTACAATGTACACTTGaacataacaatattaataacataatgAATAACATCTTATATAATCTTAGCGTCCGTTTTTAAGAACAATTCAAACTAAAGGTTTTTGGTCAAATCACCTCCTACAGTATACAAACTACCTGAAGTGTCAGAGTTTTTGAAGTTAGTgtgtaaaatgtatcttttcTGATGTAATTTGTCTTCCTAAGTAAAGACAAAGGACACGCTGGCCTCACTAAAGGTAACGCATCATGGTGTGTCCCCAGAGACAGACGGCGGAGGGTTGCAATGTGCTGATGAGCTGGATGTTGAGTCCCTGCTGCAGTATTGAGACTCACTGTTGGTGCACTgctgcctccctcctctccagtcACAGCCGCTCTCCGCCCAGCAGCTCACACTGCGACCCTTCATGAGGCACTCGGCGCCGGGCTTGGAGAAGCCGCCCAGGGACGAGTTGTAGTCTCGGTTATAGTACATGGACGTGCTGGTGACGGAGGGGCTGAACCCCCCCATGGTGGAGTATCCGGACAGCAGGGTGGTGGTGCCCGTGGAGCCCATCCCCATC from Cottoperca gobio chromosome 9, fCotGob3.1, whole genome shotgun sequence includes:
- the nkx6.3 gene encoding homeobox protein Nkx-6.3, with protein sequence MDPNIQGSFLFNNSLNQFSSDLKAPVCQYSVPNSFYKLNPGLNSQLQAGTPHGISDILRSSMMGMGSTGTTTLLSGYSTMGGFSPSVTSTSMYYNRDYNSSLGGFSKPGAECLMKGRSVSCWAESGCDWRGGRQQCTNSDGPLGEMSGRKKHTRPTFSGHQIFALEKTFEQTKYLAGPERARLAYSLGMTESQVKVWFQNRRTKWRKKSASEPSSTQASLPGQGGEASENEVEDEEYNKPLDPDSDDDKIRMLLRKHHRAFSVLRLGPHHV